The Gasterosteus aculeatus chromosome 17, fGasAcu3.hap1.1, whole genome shotgun sequence genome includes a window with the following:
- the txnrd3 gene encoding thioredoxin reductase 3 isoform X2, giving the protein MLLEMTGQKSVPNVFINKMHVGGCDKTLQAHEDGSLKQLLSGDEAYEYDLIVIGGGSGGLACSKEAAMLGKKVMVLDYVVPTPKGTTWGLGGTCVNVGCIPKKLMHQTAVLGTTLQDSRKFGWEFSETVTHNWDTMKTAVNNYIGSLNWGYRVALRDKNVNYVNAYAEFIEPHKIKATNKRGKETFHTAAKFILATGERPRYLGIPGDKEYCITSDDLFSLPHCPGKTLVIGASYVALECGGFLAGLGLDVTVMVRSILLRGFDQDMANRAGEHMEEHGVKFLRKYVPVKVEELEAGTPGRLKVTSKSTETDEVIEGEYNTVLIAVGRDACTDKVGLDKIGVKVNPKNGKIPVNDEEQTNVPHVYAIGDILEGKWELTPVAIQAGKLLARRLYKGATLKCDYVNVPTTVFTPLEYGSCGLSEERATELYGEDHIEVYHSLFWPLEFTVPGRDNNRCYAKLICNKLDNDRVIGFHYLGPNAGEVTQGFGVAMKCGATKEQLDGTVGIHPTCAEVFTTLDVTKRSGGNITQSGC; this is encoded by the exons ATGCTGCTCGAGATGACTGGACAGAAAAGCGTCCCGAATGTCTTCATCAACAAGATGCACGTCGGCGGCTGTGACAAAACGCTGCAG GCTCATGAAGACGGCAGCCTGAAGCAGCTGCTGAGCGGAGACGAGGCCTACGAGTACGACCTGATCGTCATCGGAGGGGGATCTGGGGGGCTGGCCTGCTCAAAG GAAGCTGCAATGTTGGGGAAGAAGGTCATGGTGCTGGACTATGTCGTGCCCACACCAAAGGGAACCACCTGGG GTCTTGGCGGAACCTGCGTTAACGTGGGCTGCATTCCCAAGAAGCTGATGCACCAGACGGCCGTGCTGGGCACCACCCTGCAGGACTCCCGCAAGTTCGGCTGGGAGTTCAGCGAGACAG TGACGCACAACTGGGACACAATGAAGACTGCAGTGAACAACTACATCGGCTCCCTAAACTGGGGCTACAGGGTGGCGCTGAGGGACAAGAACGTCAACTATGTCAACGCCTACGCAGAGTTCATTGAACCGCACAAAATCAAG GCGACCAACAAACGAGGGAAGGAGACGTTTCACACAGCCGCTAAGTTCATCCTGGCTACGGGCGAGCGGCCGCGCTACCTCGGCATCCCTGGAGACAAGGAGTACTGCATCACCAG CGACGACCTCTTCTCGCTGCCCCACTGCCCGGGAAAGACCCTGGTGATCGGGGCGTCGTACGTGGCGCTGGAGTGTGGCGGCTTCCTCGCCGGCCTGGGTCTCGACGTCACAGTCATGGTCCGCTCCATCCTGCTGAGGGGCTTCGACCAGGACATGGCCAACCGCGCCGGGGAGCACATGGAGGAGCACGGAGTCAAGTTCCTCCGCAAATACGTCCCGGTGAAG gtagAAGAGCTGGAAGCAGGAACTCCCGGCAGGCTGAAGGTTACATCCAAGTCCACAGAGACTGATGAGGTCATCGAGGGGGAGTACAACACG GTGCTGATAGCAGTGGGCCGAGACGCCTGCACAGACAAGGTCGGCCTGGACAAGATCGGGGTCAAAGTCAATCCCAA GAATGGGAAGATCCCGGTGAACGATGAGGAGCAGACCAACGTGCCCCACGTCTACGCCATCGGAGACATTCTGGAGGGAAAGTGGGAGCTGACTCCTGTGGCCATCCAGGCCGGCAAGCTGCTGGCACGACGCCTCTACAAGGGAGCAACGCTCAAG TGCGACTACGTCAACGTTCCCACCACCGTCTTCACCCCGCTGGAGTACGGCTCCTGTGGTCTGTCAGAGGAGAGGGCCACCGAGCTCTACGGAGAGGACCACAttgag GTGTACCACAGTCTGTTCTGGCCCCTGGAGTTCACTGTGCCCGGCAGAGACAACAACCGCTGCTACGCCAAGCTCATCTGCAACAAGCTGGACAAC GATCGGGTCATCGGGTTCCACTACCTTGGGCCCAATGCCGGAGAGGTTACGCAGGGCTTCGGCGTGGCCATGAAATGTGGCGCCACCAAGGAGCAGCTGGACGGCACCGTCGGCATCCACCCGACGTGCGCGGAG
- the txnrd3 gene encoding thioredoxin reductase 3 isoform X1, with protein MPPIDNDPGKKELKSRIQQLIDSHQVMVFSKSYCPYCVTVKDLFKELKVDCNVVELDLIEDGTNYQDMLLEMTGQKSVPNVFINKMHVGGCDKTLQAHEDGSLKQLLSGDEAYEYDLIVIGGGSGGLACSKEAAMLGKKVMVLDYVVPTPKGTTWGLGGTCVNVGCIPKKLMHQTAVLGTTLQDSRKFGWEFSETVTHNWDTMKTAVNNYIGSLNWGYRVALRDKNVNYVNAYAEFIEPHKIKATNKRGKETFHTAAKFILATGERPRYLGIPGDKEYCITSDDLFSLPHCPGKTLVIGASYVALECGGFLAGLGLDVTVMVRSILLRGFDQDMANRAGEHMEEHGVKFLRKYVPVKVEELEAGTPGRLKVTSKSTETDEVIEGEYNTVLIAVGRDACTDKVGLDKIGVKVNPKNGKIPVNDEEQTNVPHVYAIGDILEGKWELTPVAIQAGKLLARRLYKGATLKCDYVNVPTTVFTPLEYGSCGLSEERATELYGEDHIEVYHSLFWPLEFTVPGRDNNRCYAKLICNKLDNDRVIGFHYLGPNAGEVTQGFGVAMKCGATKEQLDGTVGIHPTCAEVFTTLDVTKRSGGNITQSGC; from the exons GTGAAAGACCTGTTCAAAGAGTTGAAAGTGGATTGTAACGTAGTGGAGCTGGATCTCATCG AGGATGGAACCAACTACCAGGACATGCTGCTCGAGATGACTGGACAGAAAAGCGTCCCGAATGTCTTCATCAACAAGATGCACGTCGGCGGCTGTGACAAAACGCTGCAG GCTCATGAAGACGGCAGCCTGAAGCAGCTGCTGAGCGGAGACGAGGCCTACGAGTACGACCTGATCGTCATCGGAGGGGGATCTGGGGGGCTGGCCTGCTCAAAG GAAGCTGCAATGTTGGGGAAGAAGGTCATGGTGCTGGACTATGTCGTGCCCACACCAAAGGGAACCACCTGGG GTCTTGGCGGAACCTGCGTTAACGTGGGCTGCATTCCCAAGAAGCTGATGCACCAGACGGCCGTGCTGGGCACCACCCTGCAGGACTCCCGCAAGTTCGGCTGGGAGTTCAGCGAGACAG TGACGCACAACTGGGACACAATGAAGACTGCAGTGAACAACTACATCGGCTCCCTAAACTGGGGCTACAGGGTGGCGCTGAGGGACAAGAACGTCAACTATGTCAACGCCTACGCAGAGTTCATTGAACCGCACAAAATCAAG GCGACCAACAAACGAGGGAAGGAGACGTTTCACACAGCCGCTAAGTTCATCCTGGCTACGGGCGAGCGGCCGCGCTACCTCGGCATCCCTGGAGACAAGGAGTACTGCATCACCAG CGACGACCTCTTCTCGCTGCCCCACTGCCCGGGAAAGACCCTGGTGATCGGGGCGTCGTACGTGGCGCTGGAGTGTGGCGGCTTCCTCGCCGGCCTGGGTCTCGACGTCACAGTCATGGTCCGCTCCATCCTGCTGAGGGGCTTCGACCAGGACATGGCCAACCGCGCCGGGGAGCACATGGAGGAGCACGGAGTCAAGTTCCTCCGCAAATACGTCCCGGTGAAG gtagAAGAGCTGGAAGCAGGAACTCCCGGCAGGCTGAAGGTTACATCCAAGTCCACAGAGACTGATGAGGTCATCGAGGGGGAGTACAACACG GTGCTGATAGCAGTGGGCCGAGACGCCTGCACAGACAAGGTCGGCCTGGACAAGATCGGGGTCAAAGTCAATCCCAA GAATGGGAAGATCCCGGTGAACGATGAGGAGCAGACCAACGTGCCCCACGTCTACGCCATCGGAGACATTCTGGAGGGAAAGTGGGAGCTGACTCCTGTGGCCATCCAGGCCGGCAAGCTGCTGGCACGACGCCTCTACAAGGGAGCAACGCTCAAG TGCGACTACGTCAACGTTCCCACCACCGTCTTCACCCCGCTGGAGTACGGCTCCTGTGGTCTGTCAGAGGAGAGGGCCACCGAGCTCTACGGAGAGGACCACAttgag GTGTACCACAGTCTGTTCTGGCCCCTGGAGTTCACTGTGCCCGGCAGAGACAACAACCGCTGCTACGCCAAGCTCATCTGCAACAAGCTGGACAAC GATCGGGTCATCGGGTTCCACTACCTTGGGCCCAATGCCGGAGAGGTTACGCAGGGCTTCGGCGTGGCCATGAAATGTGGCGCCACCAAGGAGCAGCTGGACGGCACCGTCGGCATCCACCCGACGTGCGCGGAG